From the Hevea brasiliensis isolate MT/VB/25A 57/8 chromosome 13, ASM3005281v1, whole genome shotgun sequence genome, the window GCTAATTATGCACCTCTCTTGGAGGTGAAGAGAACTTCATTAAAAGTCTAGATCAGAGTATCAGAGTACAAACCATCCCCCAGCTAAGGTAACAGAGCCTTAGCTAACCAATCTGCAAATTTTTCTTGTTTGCACTATCAATTTTACAAAAAGAAACAGATACGAAAAGGGTACAAAACTGGGAGATGATTTTAACACTAGCTTGAATGTCCTTAAGGGTATTGTCTTTGCcgtgaaaaatatattataaatgacAAAATAATCAGAATTTAACATTGTCAGGAACTGTGAATTTTCAGGGACGACCACCACATGTTTGATAAAATGCTTCAAAGATTTCATGCACTGAAGTAGCTCAATTTGTACATATTTTCCTTATTCAAATGTTCAGCAGATGGGTTTGCTGATTAGAAAATGACTATACAAAACCAAATGTAAAAATCCCAACATTAAAAGGTCTTCAAACAATTAAACACGCAAGTCTCTTCTAGTTGGATGACTAAATcgcaaaaattcaaaatttatgattGCAATGAAAATAATACAAATTTTAGTGACAATGTTTTCAATTATAGTTCAAATACTATCATTTTGTTGGGGTTTAGAAACTTAATGACatgtatatatttaaaaatttgttaGACACTTAATTTTggtgatttttttttctccattatgcatctataacatcttTCTTTCTCTTTATGTGAAGTTGATAAGTTATGAGTGAAAGCAGAGAAGAGAAGAGAATTAGGGAGGGATGAAAGAGATAGATGGGGACATTTCTAGATGTATTGCTTTCCAAATTTCTACTGCCTAATTCACTTTGTTTGAGTGTTTGTTTTTTCCTCCATTTAGTCTCTTATGCTTTGAAGTCAACAAAAAAATGGTAAGAAAAAAATTTTGGGTATCCCTTTGACTTTGATGAAAGTATATGTAATATGACTGCACAATTGGCAATACTCCCCTTCCAGGGTCCAACAATGAGGGCATTGGATCTGTTAGAGCTGTAAGAGTTTCCTTAGAGACTCAAAAGTCAAAGATATTTTGTATATTTACTTTAGTTAGTATAATGTTTGGTGTAAAGGAGTGCAAATGCAGAATTTATGGAGTAAATTCTGAAAAGTAATTCTGCAGTAGGTATGGCTCATGTACTGCTTTTATAATGTGTCTCCTATACAAGGAGCTTTATGTTAATGAAATTGTGTGAGTGCAGATGTTCCATTTCAAAAAACTTATGTTTAGTTCTCTCTTTTTATGCTCAATAATTTAACAGGATCAATAACATAGTGTTAAAAGCTTATGTATCATGATATAAAATATCAAGCACCTATCTGATCATGTAAAAGTTACCATAATATAAGGTCTCGTATAAAGGTGAAGAAATGGCTAATCCGTTCAGGTTGATTGAATTCTTCACCAAAAAGGATGTTCAAAGTATTATCAGGATTAGCTTATGTTTTGTGCTTTatcttatgttttttttttctctgccAGGTTTTTTCACTTAATATGATGCATTTGGAACTGGGTGTATGGGGAAGCGTGATGGCTGGGATTAGCTTATTGGAATGATTTCCATTAGCACTAAAAATATCTGTATCTCTACCATAGTTGTTGAATGATTCAACAGCAGCTGATTAGAATTGAATCCATCTCACACAAGAAATAGGAGGATTTTTGTATCTATTTATTCTAATTGCCATATTTGCTGAATATAATTGTGACTTTATGTCGGTTATGTCAGATGATATGGAACCGTTGTTGACGGTAATAAAACTCATAAATTCTGTTTTAGAGTTTATTTAATAACTTTTACCTTGGCATGCCTATGAAGCACAAAGGTTTACAATTGTCTTTGTTCTGTCAGTCAAACTAATTGAAGTTACAATATGATTGGATCATTTTTATGAAAAAGGGTTATGATGAGGAGCCACCATTAGACTTCAAAATTGATCATGAAGGTATTTGGTCATCATTTGGATGTTTCTCATTCATGTGTTATATCTATTCATTATATTGGCAGATATCCCACCTCTGTGGTTAAATCTTGCTCTTCTTATAGTTGTTTGTGCGTAACAATGGATGGCGAAATAAACAGCATCAATGGCATTCTTAGAAGTACTGCATCGGATTCCTTGCAAACCTATTGTGCAATGTAAGGCCGTATGCAAGCGTTGGTGCCCTCTATTTCCAGCCCCTTATTTCCTTAGTCGCTTCCATAGCCACCAACAAATGATCCCCACTAAAACAAGATTGTTCTCAAACTCTATAAGCAGCTGATGCTCTTGATTCCTCCTTTTTGGAGTTCCACATTGACAAGTTACAAGATGTTAAGAGAGAATATAAGTAAGGGGGAGCCAAGCCTAATTAGCTTAAGCCATTTTGATGGAGACAATCCTGAGCTCAACGATAGAATCGTGCCAACAGCCTTCAACACTCTCAGGATCAGAATCTTACACCCCTCAATATCGaattctctctcattttcttcccaAAAGATCACATGGTTGTGGGTTATTGCTATGGCTTACTCTTGTGCACCACAGGTATATTACATCTGCAATCCTACCACCAAGCATTGGGCTGCACTCCCTCCGGTCCTCGCTGCCATGATTTGGTACACGTTGGCTTTGTATGCAATCCCTACTACCAAACAGATAATAAGGGATGTGCCACTTTGCAACACAGCATTCTCCATGGCCGTCAATGGCTAAATCCATCCTACTGGTTCTTCAGACAAGTTCTAGCTATCCATCCTTATGATCCCATCATCTTGTATATTGGTTTGCCTATCTCAGCATACATAGTTCTTTCTTGCAATTTCGCAACTAAAATCTAGGAATTAGTTCTTGAGTGTTCATTTTGGAAGAAcaagacatatatatatatatatacatatatatatattatggatTGACTTTAAGCATATGCGGTGGGTGGTACAAATTGTTTGgatggaagagagagagagagtcttgCAATAGGGAATTGTCTGCAAATCTTATGATTTCCTTGCTTCTTTATACCTCTAAATAATGGAGAAAAGCTTCCATTGACAATGGTAGTCTTTTCCTATATAATTCAGTGGAAGTTTAATAAATtggaataataaataaaaatgaaatttatttacatgattattaaatatattaattaggtaTACTAATAAGCTTTAATTAACTTAGCAGTACTAGAATTGTCTATAGAGTTATGAGGTCTCAAGTTCGAATTCCAATCGAAGCCAATtgtaaagaaatatatatatatatatatgtaaaatgaATTTAATATTAAACATATAATTTTCCTATATatcaaaattatttataaataaatttattaaattaatttaattaaattttattaattaacttattaatttacatttaattaatatGAGATTGACTGAATCAAAATCATTAATTGAAGATGTGATGAGAAATTATGACAGTTAGAATTCTTGCCGACATATTTTGATTAAATATCGCAAATTATAACTTCTTAATGATATATGTGTCTAGGTAATTCTATAATCCCATCTGAAGAGAACGCAGAAGAGTAACATTGAATTATAGTGTATCGTTTAAACGTTGTACTTTGTGATTGAATTCGAAAGAAAACTGAAAGTGAACTTCTCATTCAAGAAATGAACACCATATAGGAAGCTGCTACAAACTCAACAATCTCTGTTTATAGCTCATCTAACTAACTCACAAAAAGAAGTAGTAAATTATCTATGCAATCAGCTCCAGCTCATTGTTCTGCAACCATCCCACTCAAACTAATAGCATCTAAACACAAAAGGAATATTGTCCTCCTGAAAATAGTAGAAGTTGGTGAGGCTCAACTCTATCATGTAGGACCATGCTCTTCGCAATATGGATTTATGTACAAAATGGCAGCTATGGTCAGCAAAACTATGGCATAAGAAATCACAGAACTCACATAGAAAGCATCCATGTCCATAAAGCCACCATCCTTTATATGATCTTTTTTATCCTCCTTTGAAACTCCTGGCACTATTGATGAAGAAAAGCAAATTCTAGATAATGGAGGTCCGCAAAGGAAAGGGTTCCCCTTATAGCTATTATTCTTGAATGTCGCAAATTGTGCAGCCATCTCAGGTGTCTCGCTAGATAAGTTGTTGTGCTACATTGAAGACAACTAAAAAATTTAGTTGAGAAGCTGAGGGATGTTGCCATTCAAGTTGTTGTGGGAAAGATCCAAGCTCTCAATTTGCTTCAGGTTTGAAAATGATTGCGGAATCAATCCAGTCAACTTGTTATGGGAAAGGTTTAATAGCTGGATTATGTTAAAATTTCCTATTTCAGCTAGAATTTTACTTGTCAGATTGTTGCAGGACAGATCGAGTCCTGATATGAGGTCGAGAATGCTTCTTTGGAAATAACGCAATGCATTCTTTGTTGTAAGCTCCAAACGTTGAGTCCTAGAAGTTATAGAAGGAACAATTAATGCATCTGGACAACTTTTAGCAAGGTTTATGCAAGGGAGGACATGACTAGAAAGATTGTTAATTATTAGAAAGATCAACCGAACTTAAGTGGAATAAGTTGCACAACTGAATTGGTATTCCACCTTCAAGTTTATTATAACCCAAAAGAAGACACGTCAATTCTGAAAAATTGCCAATCCATTCTGGAATCCTTCCAGTGAAATACTTGTGACTAAGATGCAGCACTGTTAATTCAGAACAATTGTAAAATGCATTCATCAATGGTCCTCGTAGCCTATTTTTTGATAGATAAACTTCACAGATCCATGGAGGGCCAAAGTCAGATGGtaagtttttaaagaaattattctCCGACAGATCCAAGACTTCAAGATAAGTCACATTCCTTATCCAACCAGGGATGCTACCAAAGAGATGATTATCACTCACATCCAACATTAACAACATTGTACAATTAATTATGCTATATGGGATACTTCCAATGAATTGATTGCCATCCAACAATAATTCAATCAATTCTTTACAATTATCTTGTTTTGGGAATATTTGGCCTTGCAAATTGTTATTTGAAAGAATGAGATGACCTAATGAAATGCATCCAACAATCAAGTCTTAGGGTATTATGCCTGATAGTCGATTGCTGGACAAGTCTAATTTTGTCAATTGACTCATTTTGCCAAATGATAAAGGAATACCACCAATGAGACTATTTCTAGACTAAGTGTAGAGAATGTAAACTCGGAAAACGTACTCCAATTTCTGTTGGAATAGAACAACTGAAGCAATTATGAGGCATATATAATTCTGAAAAATGCACATGGGAATGAATTGGCAAGTGGAGAGGCTCCAAAAGAGAACAATTGGCCAAGCAAACAGCGTCTAATTTCATGTTATTCCCAATCAACCAATGAGGAAACTTGcccttcttattaatatttgacatATCAACATACCGTAAGTTATGCTGATAGTAAAGGAACTTCGGAAACACTCCACCATGTCCTTGACCTGACAAATTTATGGTCTGTAATTGAAATTTGGGTGTCAAATTAGCCACATCTATGTCTGCATATATTTTATTCCCAAGACAATCCAAGTGCTTGAGCTTTGAATGTTTAAAGAATGGCAAGAGCGAGATTAGGATTTGGAATAGGTTGCTTGAAAGTTGTAATATATGCATGGATGTGAGAGTCCCCAGGGGAGAAAAGGGGATATTTCCAATAAAGCGATTGGAAGATATATCTAATCATTGAAGGGATGTTAAATTTGCTGGACACAAAGGTAATGTGCCACTGACATCATTGCTGCTCATATCTAACTTTTGAAGATGTTTTAACTCGCATAAAcctaaaattatttatttgtgaAAAATATTTGTACAAATCTAAAATGTGCTACCAAATGTCAATGTGTGATTTTATTTGTCATTTCCTTTCCACCGCTTAGACTGTGTTTGTTTTGaaggaaaataattttattagccATTCAATTTATGTTTgtttaagaagaaaatagatagaaaagaaaaaaaaactatttaaattaaataagaagTTTACtgataacttatttatttattttaaaattataatttgactaagtaaaagattatattattctaataatttttaaaaatatcaatattatctttattttaacAATTACAACACTTAATTGCATATCCTTTTaggtaattttaaataattaaattacctTTAAACACATTTTAAccaaacatttaattaaattacttttattaTTAAGTAATTTTACAACATAATTAactacttaatttttttaatttaactcataaattaaaaaatatattttaaaccaaaaattaaaattaagaagccAAAGCCCAACGTCTTCATAATTGACGTAGTAGTAACAATTAACGAGAACTTGGGCCTATCAGCCTCAAAAACCCAATTTTCAAACACTGTCAAGCCCAGGGGCGGAGCTAGGGGCTGCAAAGGAAGTTTTTCCTTTTTCATCTTTTTCACACATTTGATCACAGGGTGCAACTACATTGCAATTTCAGCTTAAGCACTTTATGCATTTTGTGCCAAATAGCTTGATACCACTGGTAACAAATTTTTGGTGCATATGGTGCAGAAGGTGAAGTGCTGGTGCAACCACTTATGAGAACCTTGAGAGGGAGCTTTGATTTAGCGAATTTGAAGTTGATAGCTGGTACTAGCAAGCTACTGTTGGTGTACTGGTTAGTTCTCTCATCTTTCTTTCTTCCTTTGACAGTTGAAAATAAGGTGTTAGAACTCTTATTAATTGCTATGAGAATGTTGGTGTTAAATTTGTCAGGGGACTAATCTTATTTAAATAAAACCTCTGACATTGAACTTGTTTAGGACTAATCTTAAATAGAGTATTGCTTTTATTGATAATTCCTCTCTATGTGATATCttctgtttttattattttcatttacttaatTTCTAGAAACACTTTTTATGTTTACTCTGTAGTTTTGTAAGTAATGCCCTGTTGTCTTTGAGTAGCTCATGAGCATCTTGCAGACAATTagttcagaattttttttttttttggatttttccATTTGGAGATTATGAATAATAAGTCGCTAAATTGCACAGATTTTTTTATAagctaatttttattaaatttatctaaattacaTAGTATGCTAATACCTCTTCTTTTGCAGTGTCAAGAAATCTCTAGACTGCAGTGCCACTGAATGTGACTGTGTGAGCTTCATCTTCTCCCAGCCATCAATCAGTAGTCAGGGACTGAGAAGATTCAAATCCAATACTATGCACTCTACAGATATAAAGGAAGAGATTTTTCATCAACGTCTATTCTTTGTTCTTAATTGTAAGCTCAATTCTTTTCACTTAAAATTTTTAGGTTTCTTCAATGTctttgatatatttttcttactaTCAGTaccaattttttaaattttaacttaaaatatgttatagaaaaatattatttttcacaTTGGAAGATGCATTTTCCCTTTATTTCTATTCATAGACGAGCACATTCACAATGGAAGTGTTTTTCTGGTAAGAATTTCTGGTGCTGTGCATGGGAGTTCTTCCATCTTTTCTGGCTGATGATATGTTTTGAACTTAGTGCTGATTTTGGAAGGATATATCTGCTATTGTCATAAATAATTAACTATTTCTCAATTTTGGTGTAGAATGGAGCTTGATATTATCAATGGGTGAGGGGAATTCAGGAATACGGACCACAAGAAGTAAATGGGCTGAATGGGGAACAATTATTACATGCCATTGTTGTACGTTGAAACGATTTTATTTTGACTATTGATCATGGTGGGTTCGACATTGTTTAAAGTGTAAGCGTTATAAAGCTCTTGAACCTTGATTCCCTTTTTCTGGAATTGACCTTCTTGTTTCTCCTCAGTCCACTAAATCCTGGACTAAACCTTTGAGAACTCGCCCACATGCTATTTGGACCTCACTGCCTCCTCCGTGTCCAAAATGGAATGTTGATGGTTCTGCATTGGGAAAGCCAGGAGTATGTGCAATTGGAGGGGTGCTCAGAGATCACTCTGGAAAATTCTTGTGTATTTTCTCATGTCCGGCAGGCTGCAATGATTCGAACGGTGTTGAATTAAAAGCAATCTGTAAAGCTTTAGAGCTGTTGATTTTATTCCCAAACCTACTCACTGGTATTGACTCTGTTATTGTGGAATCTAATTCCCAAAATGCAATTGCTTGGGCACAAATTTCAGGCCTGGTTCCCTGTCGTCCACTATCAACTCTATCACCAATCACCTGTGCCTTCTAAGAAATATCTCATTTTGTCATGTGTTGAGAGAGGCAAAGTCATGTGCAGATATATTGGCAAAACAGGGTCTTAGTAGAACCTCAAACTTCGTTGCACTCTTGTGGCTTCTGGTCTTGGAGtgcgctctttttttttttttttttttttctgctctTTTGTTCTGGTTGTAGTTGGTGTTCCTTAGGTTGGGTGTAAGGGGGGTTGCCTATCGGCAAAGTTTTAGTCAGTAGCCCTTCCACAACCTCTCTCATTTTCATCATCTTAATAAAATTCTACTGCTTAtcaaaaacacacacacacacacatatatatgtataatgATTGCTCCGAATATATTTGTTTTTGTTCtaacttattaaaattttcatttcttctcaTTGTGTGTGTGCATACATAAACTTGAAAGCATTGAATTATAACTTTCCATAAGTTTTGTACACAAAGTGACTACTCATTCATGAAATGAACAGTATACAAAGTCAACAATGTCTGTTTACAGCTCATCTAACTAACTGACAAAAACAAGTAATAAATTATACTCTGCAATCAGTTCCAGCTCAGTATTCTGCAACCATCCTAGCTTACTGAAACTACAACATAAACTCAGCTCACTCATCAAGATTGAATGCTTCTAAAGAACATAGCAGACCCAGACTTCAATAGCATCTAAACAAAAAAGGAATATTGTCTACCAGAAAATAGTAGAAGTTGGTGAGGCTCAACTCTATCATATAGAACCATGCTCTTCGCCAATATGGATTTATGTACAAAATGGCAGATATGGTCAACAACACTATGGCATAAGAAATCAGGAAACTCACATAGAAAGCATCCATGTCCATAAAGCCATCATCTCTTTTATGATCTTTTTTATCCTTCGCTGAAACTCCTGGCATTGATGAAGCAAAGCAACTTTTGGACAATGGAGGTCCACAAAGGAAAGGGTTTCCCTCATAGCTACTGTTGTCGAATGTCGCAAATTGTGCAACCATCTCAGGTGTCTGGCCAGATAAATTGTTGTGTGCTACACTGAAGACAGCTAGCCAATGTAGTTGAGTGAGTTGAGGGATTTTGCCGTTCAAGTTATTGTAGGAAAGATCCAAGCTCTCAATTTGCTTCAAGTTTGAAAATGATTGTGGAATCAATCCTGTCAAACTATTATGGGACAGGTTTAACACCTGGATCACGCTAAGATTTCCTAATTCAGCAGGAATTTTACCTGTCAAATTGTTGCAGGACAGATCGAGTCCTGAGATGTGCTTGAGAACTCTTCCTCGAAAATAATATGATATTCTCTTTGTTGTAAACTCCAAAGGTTGTTCCCTAATATAAGTTCTAAAACTATCATCTACATCTTGAATTCCCCTAACCCAATTGCTATCAATGCTTATGCAAGGGGGGACATGACCAAAAAGATTATTATTAGAAAGATCAACCAACCTTAATTGAGTTAAGTTGCACAACTGAATTGGTATTTTACCTTCAAGATTATTATAACCCAAAAGAAGATAGGTCAAAGCTGAAAAATTGCCAATCCATTCTGGAATTCTTCTCGTGAAATTGTTGTGTCCAAGATCCAATATCATTAAACTAGGACAATTGTAAAATGCATTCATCAATGGTCCTTGTAGCCTATTTCTTGATAAATAAACTTCACAGATCGATGGAGGGCAAAAGCTGGATGGCAGGTTTCCAAAGAAATTATTCTTTGAAAGATCCAAGATTTGAAGAGAAGTCATATTCCCTATCCAACTAGGGATGCTGCCAAAGAGGTGATTATCTCTCACGTCCAACACTTCCAACCGTGTGCAATTAATTATGCTATATGGGATACTTTGATTGAATTGATTGCCATCCAACAATAATCGAATCAATTCTTCGCAATTAGCTTGTTTTGGGAATATTTGGCCATGCAAACTATTGTTTGAAAGAATGAGCTCAGATAACGAACTGCATCCAACAATCAACTCTTGGGGTATTATGCCTGACAAATGATTGCTGGACAAGTCTAATTCTGTCAGTTGACTCATTTTGCCAAATGACGAAGGAATGCCACCAGTGAGACCATTTCCAGACAAGTCTAGAGAATTTAAACTTGGAAAACGTATTCCAATTTCTGTTGGAATAGAGCCATTGAAGTAGTTGTCAGAGATGTCTAAGTCTGAAAAATACACATGGGAATGAATTGGCAATTGGAGAGGCCCCGAAGGAGAACAGTTGGGCAAGTGAAGTGTATCTAATTTTGTGTTGTTCCTGATCAACCAATGTGGAAACTCTCCCTTCATTTTCATATTTGACATATCAACATATTCTAATTTATGCTGATAGTAGAAGAACTTGGGAAACACTCCGCCATCTCCTTGACCTGACAAATCTAGGGTCCGTAGTTGAAATTTTGGTGTCAAAGTAGGCACATCTATATCTGCACATATTTCATTCTCATcacaattcaagtgcttgagcttTGAATGGTTGAAGAACGGAAGAAGAGAGATTGGGATTCGAAACAGGTTGCTTGAAAGTTGTAACGTATGCATGGATGTGAGACTCCCCAGGGGAGATAAGGAGATATTTCCGATGAAGTGGTTGAAAGATAGATCTAACAGTTGAAGGGATGTTAAATTTGCTAGACATAAAGGTAAAGTGCCACTGAGATCATTGTTGCTCATATCTAGCTTCTGAAGATGTTTTAACTCGCATAAACCTAAAATTATTTATGTGAAAAGTGTTAGTACAAATCTAAAATGTATCTATCAAATATCAATTTGTGAGGGTTAATTATGG encodes:
- the LOC110650482 gene encoding cuscuta receptor 1-like, with translation MPSLKILLLSFCRLNGTIPTAKGLCELKHLQKLDMSNNDLSGTLPLCLANLTSLQLLDLSFNHFIGNISLSPLGSLTSMHTLQLSSNLFRIPISLLPFFNHSKLKHLNCDENEICADIDVPTLTPKFQLRTLDLSGQGDGGVFPKFFYYQHKLEYVDMSNMKMKGEFPHWLIRNNTKLDTLHLPNCSPSGPLQLPIHSHVYFSDLDISDNYFNGSIPTEIGIRFPSLNSLDLSGNGLTGGIPSSFGKMSQLTELDLSSNHLSGIIPQELIVGCSSLSELILSNNSLHGQIFPKQANCEELIRLLLDGNQFNQSIPYSIINCTRLEVLDVRDNHLFGSIPSWIGNMTSLQILDLSKNNFFGNLPSSFCPPSICEVYLSRNRLQGPLMNAFYNCPSLMILDLGHNNFTRRIPEWIGNFSALTYLLLGYNNLEGKIPIQLCNLTQLRLVDLSNNNLFGHVPPCISIDSNWVRGIQDVDDSFRTYIREQPLEFTTKRISYYFRGRVLKHISGLDLSCNNLTGKIPAELGNLSVIQVLNLSHNSLTGLIPQSFSNLKQIESLDLSYNNLNGKIPQLTQLHWLAVFSVAHNNLSGQTPEMVAQFATFDNSSYEGNPFLCGPPLSKSCFASSMPGVSAKDKKDHKRDDGFMDMDAFYKHSILMSELSLCCSFSKLGWLQNTELELIAEYNLLLVFKAQVIGDRVDSGRQGTRPEICAQAIAFWELDSTITESIPTINLSGQGHGGVFPKFLYYQHNLRIPGWIRNVTYLEVLDLSENNFFKNLPSDFGPPWICEVYLSKNRLRGPLMNAFYNCSELTVLHLSHKTQRLELTTKNALRYFQRSILDLISGLDLSCNNLTSKILAEIGNFNIIQLLNLSHNKLTGLIPQSFSNLKQIESLDLSHNNLNGNIPQLLN